The following coding sequences are from one Mycobacterium bourgelatii window:
- a CDS encoding Na+/H+ antiporter — protein sequence MFGLVVIVTLVAAVVVGTVVGRRYRVGPPVLLILLGGLLGLIPSFGEVEIHGEIVLLLFLPAILYWESLNTSFRELRWNIRAVIMFSIGLVIATAFAVSTAARLLGMEPHAASVLGAVLSPTDAAAVAGLAKKLPRRALTVLRGESLINDGTALVLFGVTVSVAVGGAPVSPAALTGRFVLSYLGGIVAGLLIGALVTLFRRGIDAPLEEGALSLLTPFAAFLLAEAIECSGVVAVLVSALVLTYSGPKVIRARSRLQSYAFWDVTTFLLNGSLWVFVGVQIPGAVRHLSDSEGGLRDTLVMAFAVTGVVIVTRFLWVEFSSVLGRVIDKTFKKPSHYAPFRHRFVTSWAGFRGAVSLAAALAVPFTTQGGTAPFPERNRIIFVVVVVILVTVLVQGSTLPAVVRWAHMPEDVTQADELHLAQTRSAEVALEALPEVAAEVGVGPEVLKRLKKEYEERAVLANGDGDAASDVAERSDQIRRVRLGVLDRQRQAITELRNQNLIDDIVLRELQRDMDLQEVQLLDPSETEAYEGSGE from the coding sequence GTGTTCGGGCTCGTCGTCATCGTCACGCTGGTCGCCGCCGTGGTTGTCGGGACGGTGGTGGGCCGGCGTTACCGCGTCGGTCCGCCGGTCCTGCTGATCCTGCTCGGAGGGCTGCTGGGCCTGATCCCCAGCTTCGGAGAAGTCGAGATCCACGGCGAGATCGTGCTGCTGTTGTTCCTGCCGGCGATCCTCTACTGGGAGAGCTTGAACACCAGCTTTCGCGAACTGCGCTGGAACATTCGCGCCGTCATCATGTTCAGCATCGGCCTGGTGATCGCCACCGCGTTCGCCGTGTCGACGGCGGCACGACTTCTCGGCATGGAACCCCACGCGGCAAGTGTCCTGGGCGCCGTCCTGTCCCCCACCGACGCGGCGGCCGTGGCCGGGCTGGCAAAGAAACTGCCGCGCCGCGCGCTCACCGTCCTACGCGGGGAAAGCCTCATCAATGACGGGACCGCGCTCGTGCTGTTCGGCGTCACCGTCTCCGTCGCGGTTGGCGGCGCACCAGTCAGCCCCGCCGCGCTGACCGGACGATTCGTCCTTTCCTACCTCGGCGGCATCGTGGCCGGACTGCTGATCGGGGCGCTGGTGACCCTGTTCCGCCGCGGCATCGACGCGCCCCTGGAGGAGGGCGCGCTCAGCCTGCTGACGCCGTTCGCGGCGTTCCTGCTCGCCGAAGCCATCGAGTGCAGCGGCGTGGTCGCGGTGTTGGTGTCGGCCCTCGTGCTGACCTATTCCGGGCCGAAAGTGATCCGGGCGCGTTCCCGCCTGCAGTCCTACGCCTTCTGGGACGTCACGACGTTCCTGCTCAACGGGTCACTATGGGTGTTCGTCGGGGTCCAGATTCCCGGCGCGGTGCGCCACCTCTCCGACAGCGAGGGCGGGCTTCGCGACACGCTCGTCATGGCCTTCGCGGTCACGGGCGTCGTGATCGTCACCCGTTTCCTCTGGGTGGAATTCAGCTCGGTGTTGGGCCGCGTGATCGACAAGACCTTCAAGAAGCCCAGCCACTACGCGCCCTTCCGCCACCGGTTTGTCACCAGCTGGGCGGGGTTCCGCGGCGCGGTGTCGCTCGCTGCGGCGTTGGCGGTTCCGTTTACCACACAAGGCGGAACAGCTCCGTTCCCGGAACGCAATCGGATCATCTTCGTCGTCGTAGTGGTCATCTTGGTGACGGTCCTGGTTCAAGGGAGCACGCTGCCGGCAGTCGTTCGGTGGGCACACATGCCCGAAGACGTCACCCAGGCCGACGAACTGCACCTGGCCCAAACCCGCAGCGCCGAAGTCGCCCTCGAAGCGTTGCCCGAAGTGGCCGCCGAGGTCGGAGTTGGCCCAGAAGTCCTGAAGCGCCTGAAGAAGGAATACGAGGAACGTGCCGTGCTGGCCAACGGTGACGGCGACGCGGCCAGCGATGTGGCCGAGCGCAGCGACCAAATCCGGCGCGTCCGTCTTGGCGTGCTCGATCGCCAGCGACAGGCCATCACCGAGTTGCGCAACCAAAACCTCATCGACGACATCGTGCTGCGCGAGTTGCAGCGCGATATGGATCTCCAAGAAGTGCAACTGCTCGATCCCAGCGAAACGGAAGCCTACGAAGGGAGCGGGGAGTAG
- a CDS encoding cytochrome P450 codes for MSTPKIGSIVVESQNSPSDRDAAAVLDPDTFVSGAPFEALARLRANSPVHPVQLSGLPRAWLLTRHADVRLVSRDTDTFTSSRGNTLVEVSAAPNSAMLPGIDPPRHVKIRKLINQGFTVRNVQRLEPHMRRVARDIVATITGKGEFDAVLDISAEMSLQVIADVLGVPAEDRLEVFRWSNAIGSLGIEDPDYAPTPEALGQAAAEMFAYCGELVKHRRKYGLTDDILSALLAAEVDGERLNRDQLNEFFLLLAVAGNETTRNTLSHGILALSEHPDQQAVLARDPAVAKVAVEELLRWATPVLHFRRTVTRDVVIRGQAISAGDWVLMHYLSANRDEEVFDRADEFDITRTDAGHAAFGGGGVHFCLGAQLARLELRVMLEELYPNVPGLTVTGPPDRLRSSFFHGIKRLPCSTG; via the coding sequence GTGAGCACCCCGAAGATCGGCTCGATCGTTGTCGAGAGTCAGAACAGTCCCAGTGACCGCGACGCCGCGGCGGTGCTCGACCCCGACACGTTCGTGTCCGGTGCGCCCTTCGAAGCGCTGGCCCGCCTGCGGGCCAACTCGCCGGTTCACCCGGTGCAGTTGTCCGGGTTGCCACGCGCGTGGCTGCTCACCCGGCACGCCGATGTGCGACTCGTCAGCCGCGACACGGACACTTTCACCAGCAGTCGGGGCAACACTTTGGTCGAGGTCTCGGCGGCGCCGAATTCGGCGATGCTGCCGGGCATCGACCCGCCGCGACACGTGAAGATCCGCAAGCTGATCAACCAAGGTTTCACGGTGCGCAATGTGCAGCGCCTCGAACCGCACATGCGCAGGGTGGCCCGCGACATCGTCGCCACCATCACCGGGAAGGGCGAATTCGACGCCGTTCTAGACATTTCCGCGGAGATGTCACTGCAGGTGATCGCCGACGTGCTCGGCGTGCCGGCCGAAGACCGGCTGGAGGTTTTCCGCTGGAGCAATGCGATCGGCAGCCTGGGCATCGAGGACCCGGACTATGCACCCACGCCCGAAGCCCTCGGCCAGGCCGCAGCCGAAATGTTCGCCTACTGCGGTGAATTGGTGAAGCATCGGCGCAAGTATGGGCTTACCGACGACATCCTGTCGGCACTGCTCGCCGCGGAGGTGGACGGCGAGCGCCTCAACCGCGACCAGCTCAACGAGTTCTTCCTGCTGCTGGCCGTTGCCGGCAACGAGACCACCCGAAACACGCTCAGCCACGGCATTTTGGCGTTGTCCGAGCACCCGGATCAGCAGGCTGTGTTGGCGCGCGACCCCGCCGTCGCCAAGGTCGCTGTCGAGGAGTTGTTGCGCTGGGCCACCCCGGTGTTGCATTTCCGTCGCACCGTCACCCGGGATGTGGTGATCCGCGGTCAGGCTATTTCGGCCGGTGACTGGGTGCTGATGCATTACCTGTCTGCCAACCGCGACGAGGAAGTTTTCGATCGCGCCGACGAATTCGACATCACCCGAACCGATGCCGGGCATGCGGCGTTCGGCGGCGGCGGAGTGCACTTCTGCCTGGGCGCTCAGCTGGCCCGGCTCGAACTGCGGGTGATGCTCGAGGAGTTGTACCCGAATGTGCCGGGGTTGACGGTGACTGGACCACCGGATCGGTTGCGGTCCTCGTTCTTTCACGGGATCAAACGGCTGCCGTGTAGTACGGGTTAG
- a CDS encoding PE-PPE domain-containing protein — MSYVVAAVELLTTAAEDLAAVSSAIAAANAAAATSTTSLLAAAADEVSTGIAALFRAHALEYQEVQAQLVQFHGQFVSKLVANADAYLSAELANATNAGPLAAASTRITVPGATPLYFPGLITRLPYLGQIFLQGGVAGPPTASLLQAYDLLNYAIGQNWYPGTVAQVVNFPASMGIVSGSLTAPTVNEAVAIGRGMLHDQIMAAVADGTPVHIAALSHGTLVANRELAYLATAPDAPASNALQFTLFASPEFGLFKTYLPTGATLPIVDYTAHALANTQYDVNLVFGQYDAWSNPPDRPWNLLSVVNSLFGMAYHHNTAALTSMSNAVVLSSDVTPLGGTITTYMIPSPILPMLLPLQDIGVPQLIVNGLNSILQPMVNAGYSSLDPNAGPYFSGGALVGLPRLLW; from the coding sequence TCCTATGTCGTAGCGGCGGTTGAGCTGCTGACCACTGCTGCCGAAGATTTGGCCGCGGTGAGTTCGGCGATCGCGGCTGCAAACGCGGCGGCGGCAACCTCCACCACGTCCCTGCTGGCCGCCGCTGCCGACGAGGTATCCACGGGTATCGCCGCGCTTTTCCGTGCGCACGCACTGGAATATCAAGAGGTCCAAGCGCAACTCGTGCAATTCCACGGGCAATTCGTGAGCAAGCTGGTTGCCAACGCGGACGCCTACCTAAGTGCCGAACTCGCCAACGCGACGAACGCCGGTCCGTTGGCGGCGGCCAGTACGAGGATTACGGTCCCGGGGGCGACGCCGCTCTACTTCCCCGGGCTGATCACTCGGCTGCCCTATCTAGGACAGATATTCCTGCAGGGCGGGGTGGCAGGGCCGCCCACGGCGTCGCTTCTGCAGGCCTACGACCTGCTCAATTACGCCATCGGGCAGAACTGGTACCCCGGCACGGTGGCTCAGGTGGTGAACTTCCCCGCCAGCATGGGCATTGTCAGCGGCAGTCTGACCGCGCCGACGGTCAATGAGGCCGTCGCCATCGGGCGGGGGATGCTCCACGACCAGATCATGGCCGCGGTGGCCGACGGCACTCCGGTGCACATCGCCGCGCTGTCGCACGGAACGCTCGTCGCCAACCGCGAATTGGCTTACCTGGCAACCGCTCCGGACGCTCCAGCGTCAAATGCCCTGCAGTTCACCCTGTTCGCCAGCCCCGAGTTCGGCTTGTTCAAGACTTACCTGCCCACCGGGGCAACCCTGCCCATAGTCGATTACACGGCGCACGCTTTGGCGAACACCCAGTACGACGTCAACTTGGTGTTCGGACAATACGACGCCTGGTCCAACCCGCCGGACCGGCCCTGGAATCTGCTGTCGGTGGTGAACTCGCTATTCGGTATGGCCTACCACCACAACACCGCGGCGCTGACCTCCATGTCGAACGCGGTGGTGCTGTCCAGCGACGTCACCCCCTTGGGCGGCACGATCACCACGTACATGATCCCGTCGCCGATTCTGCCGATGTTGTTGCCGCTGCAGGATATTGGCGTCCCGCAGCTAATTGTCAACGGCCTCAACTCGATTCTGCAACCGATGGTCAATGCTGGTTATTCGTCGCTGGATCCCAATGCAGGGCCGTACTTCTCCGGTGGAGCGCTGGTCGGGCTGCCTCGGCTCTTATGGTGA
- a CDS encoding LLM class F420-dependent oxidoreductase, whose protein sequence is MSAPIAKLSIASPIVTSVPGMNADWENGASIEELTHVAEAADRLGYHHLTCSEHVALPAGDGEARRGSRYWDPLATLGYLAARTRRIRLATNVLVLGYHHPLEIAKRYGTLDVVSNGRLILGVGVGSLKEEFDLLGVPFDDRGPRGDDALRALRASLSRTEPEYHGEFYSFDGMVVDPCAVQERVPIWVGGRTLRSLRRAVNLADGWTPFGVPLKQARDWLARLTIPPAFDVVLAPSSRLDPIDNPERSRELIADTVAHGATIVNANFASTSLQHYLENLQALAELNTT, encoded by the coding sequence ATGAGCGCCCCCATCGCAAAGCTGTCCATCGCCTCGCCCATTGTCACGTCGGTCCCGGGCATGAACGCCGACTGGGAAAATGGCGCCTCGATAGAGGAATTGACGCACGTCGCCGAAGCCGCGGACCGACTCGGCTATCACCACCTGACATGCAGCGAGCACGTCGCGCTTCCCGCCGGCGACGGTGAAGCCCGCCGCGGGTCGCGCTACTGGGATCCGCTGGCCACGCTGGGGTATCTGGCCGCACGCACCCGGCGCATCCGGCTGGCCACCAACGTATTGGTGCTCGGCTACCACCATCCGCTCGAAATCGCCAAGCGTTACGGCACTTTGGATGTCGTCAGCAACGGCCGACTCATCCTCGGTGTCGGCGTGGGCAGCCTCAAGGAGGAGTTCGATCTGCTCGGCGTCCCATTCGACGACCGCGGCCCCCGCGGTGACGATGCGCTACGGGCGCTGCGGGCATCGCTATCGCGCACAGAGCCCGAGTATCACGGCGAGTTCTATTCATTCGACGGCATGGTGGTGGACCCGTGCGCCGTCCAAGAGCGCGTCCCCATCTGGGTCGGCGGGCGCACGCTGCGATCGCTGCGGCGGGCGGTCAACCTGGCCGACGGCTGGACACCGTTCGGCGTGCCCCTGAAGCAGGCCCGAGACTGGCTGGCTCGCCTGACGATTCCGCCCGCATTCGACGTCGTGCTGGCGCCGTCGTCTCGTCTCGATCCCATCGACAACCCCGAGCGCAGTCGCGAACTCATCGCCGACACCGTCGCGCACGGCGCTACGATCGTCAACGCCAACTTCGCCAGCACCTCCCTGCAGCACTACCTGGAGAACCTGCAGGCGCTCGCCGAGCTCAATACAACGTGA
- a CDS encoding TetR/AcrR family transcriptional regulator C-terminal domain-containing protein, translating to MTSATRRRYGELDRAQVVSSLHGLARRVGVQRVTMRDLAAELGSAVPSVYYHVPGKQAALDLLAETVLSDIPAPSDGPWDARIIELYCAAREVMLEVPGLVNVLQTSGGGEAAGRLDKLSRSLLAEAGVSKSVVTTAHTLLYTYLLGSVGLEELRGKRQTTARFRAGLEVIIAGVKAS from the coding sequence ATGACGTCGGCGACCAGGCGTCGGTACGGGGAACTCGACCGCGCTCAGGTGGTGTCGTCGCTGCACGGCCTCGCGCGGCGCGTCGGCGTACAGCGGGTGACGATGCGTGATCTCGCCGCCGAACTCGGCTCCGCCGTGCCGTCGGTCTACTACCACGTCCCGGGAAAGCAGGCCGCGCTTGATCTGCTCGCCGAGACCGTCCTGTCCGATATCCCTGCCCCGTCAGACGGGCCATGGGATGCGCGGATTATCGAACTGTACTGCGCCGCACGGGAAGTAATGCTCGAAGTACCCGGCCTCGTCAACGTCCTGCAGACCAGCGGCGGGGGAGAGGCCGCTGGCCGCCTCGACAAGCTCAGCCGCTCGCTGCTAGCCGAAGCCGGGGTGTCGAAATCCGTTGTCACCACTGCACATACGCTGCTGTACACCTATCTGCTCGGTTCGGTTGGTCTGGAGGAACTGCGCGGCAAGCGTCAGACCACCGCGCGCTTTCGCGCCGGGCTAGAGGTGATCATCGCTGGAGTGAAGGCCTCGTGA